AATATGGGGCGCTGAATAAGAGATCTCAGACGTTCTTTTGGCCGTAGTAAACCAACTCTGGGTTTCTAACTGTGTGTTGCTGCGCAACTTCTGTCCTGCTGTGCCCACAACGTATTTCCCCTGTGGTGTAAAAACTGCTGCAGAAACAAGATCCTCTCTACTTCCCATTAACATAGCCATTCTTTCCATCAGTAAAGCCGAGTCCACGGAGGGACTATTCGTTATTTGATCTTCTGCGGTTTCAAAAATATTCCGCATCCCTTTAACATAAAGCTCCAGATTGTAGTTCACTTGCTCAATAATCTGCTGCATATTCATATTGGCATTCTCTTCTGCTGTCTTCGCAAACTTGTTATACAGCATAAGGCTGACAACGACGGCTACAAGTACGGCGACAGATGTAAAAGTGAGCGTAATCGTCACTTGAATGCTCCGCAGCTTGGAGGACAATCGACGTTTCCCTCCTTTTGGATGCTGCGGCCGCAGTCGAAAAGAATAGGACTTTTCTTGCCGCATGGCTACCCTCCTCTGGAGCTGTTTTTATACTCTTTGGGAGACTGGCCATATTTTTTACGGAAGCAAAAGCTGAAATAGTTAGGATCAGCAAAGCCAATTTTCTCGGCGATTTCAAAAGCCTTCAGTTCCGTGGAGCGTAAAAGTTCCTTTGCTGCCTCTAATCGGATTTGCAAGAGATAACTAACGAAAGTCATCTTCATTTCCTTCTTAAAAATACTGCTAAAATAACCCGTACTGATATGTAAATGCTGACAAACCTTTCCGATAGAAATATCCGATTCCTCATAATGGCTACGGATGTATTCTTTAGCTTCATCAATAAGCAGCTTATAGCTAGATTGGCGTTCTAAGGCAATGGAGTCCATTAGCCGGCTGCAAATAGTAATAATCCATTGTTTGGCTTCACTCATACTATTAAATTTATTCATCTCAGTTAATGAGGAAATGCCAGATCCAACGAACTTAGCAGCATCACTACCGGACTCTTTGGCTACACGCAGGATAGATGTAATAATCTCCAGCAAAAAAATCTGATAATCCTGAGTAGATACCTGCTCAGCATTCAATCCGCCAAATAACTCCTCCACGACCTCTTTAAGCTCCTGTACGGTTCCCATCTTAATCGTTCGGATTAAGGACTGCTGGGTCAATTCATCATAGGCCAAGAGTGTATTCGAACGTGACTCCACATCCTCGATCCAAATGACTCTGTTATTGCCGAGAATGAGACGATAATCTAACGCTTGCATGGCATCTCCAAAGGAATTAAATAGCATAGCAGGCGAATGACAAACCGTTCCAGAACCAGCGGTTACCGTTAGCTTAAGAAACCGCTGCACATTATGGCGGATTTCTTCTAGAATTTCAAAAGTTTTCCCCGTAATTTCAGTTTCTTCTCCTGCATCACAAATGGAAAGAAGCACCACCTCATCACGATGGATAAACACCCTGCAAAAATTATGCTTATTACATAATTCTTCTGCAATATTGAGCACAGCGAAGAGCTGTAAATTTCTCTCTCCCGTATCTCGCAAAGAAATTTGCTTTCCTGCGGTAAGGCTAACCGTTTCTCGCTCTGGACGAATATAATCCACACTAATTACCGAGGCTTGGAACCATTTCCCATGAAGATCTATTCCGTATTCCGAACTTTTTTCGTCTATTTCATTCATTCGTAACTTGCGTGAAACTAGTGAAGATAAAAACTGCTCACGCAGCACAGGCAGACTTTTTCGATAATGCTCACTGAGTACAAAAACATTCTCCTTCTCTGCAATTTCAGCCTCTATAGTGGCTCTGACCTTTAGCAGAACATCAATCAACTCCTGTGAAGAAAACGGTTTCAAAATATACTCGTCGATCTGTAGTTTAATCGCCTTCTGCGCATATTCAAATTCATCATACCCTGTCAGAATAATGATCTTGGTATTGGGATGCCGTTCGCGAATCCATTCCGCCAGCTGCAGCCCGTTCATAAAAGGCATTTGAATATCCGTCACAACCACATCCGGGAGCAAACGATCAATCGCATCCGCTGCCTCCCGTCCATTCTCCGCCTGTTCTACAATTTCGAAACCGTAGTGCTCCCAATCAATTTGCCCGATGACCCCTTCTCTAACATCTTCTTCATCCTCAGCAAGAATTAACTTGTACATTTCTCATCCCTCTTTGGAAACGATTTATTTAACTGTCATAAAATTCATTCTATATGATTCAAACTATTCCATCTATGGTTAGTTATTTAAATCGATTTATTAAAAACTAAAAAGTCTGTCTAATGACTACAATGTGCTACTTGGAGAGATATGAAAGATATAGCCGGGGATATGAAACACGGAGTCAGAGGGATATAAAAGATATGAGGGGATGAAGTGACTTGAAAGCTACTTCATAGCAAGAACTACTTCAGATTCTCAGTAATTACTGCTTTAGCGATCTCCGTATTATAAAAAGGTGTTCTTTTTGCAGGTTTATATCCTTGACCGATCCTTGTATTTACGTAAAAAAAACCATCCCGCCGTAGCTGGGATGGGGATGATCGGAACCTATAAGTATTATAGCAACGCTTTGTTAAAGCGATAACCTGCTGTCTTTTCGAAACCTAAATGACGATAAAAAGCATGTGCCGGTGCGCGCTCTACGCGGTTACCACTTCTCAAGAAGAGCTGACAGCAACCTTGCTCACGTGCCCATTCTTCTGCTGCGGCCACAAGTCTTTTACCGAGTCCGTTTCCTCTGAGTTCTTCTGATACGATAAGTGCAGTAATCTCAGTGATACAATCTGTTTGTTTGTAATACGAGATTACCTGTCTAAGACCGACCATTCCCACAACTTCATTGTTTAGTTCTGCAACAAGCGTGCATTGGAGATGGTTATTCTCCATGCTTTCGAGTCTCTCTTTCATCACGCTAAGCGTTGTTGGATAGCCGAATTCCCGCAGAAGCGCTGTAACTCTCTCCAGATCATTCAAGCCGCATTTGCGAATTTCCAGTACAGGTGCCATGGTACTACTGTTCATCCTCATTTACCTCCACTTTTAGCATAGACGCTGCCTGCTTGGCTACCGTCCGCGCGATTTCCACATCTTCCGCCGCACTTAACGCCACTGCCATCCGCCGCCCAGGACGGACTTCTGGTTTACCAAATACCCGAACCTGAGTTCTAGGTAACTCCAAAGCTTCACCAATTCCAGTCACAACAAAAGCTCGTCCTTCTCCTTCAGCCTTCAGCGTTGCTGAGGCACCTGGTGTCAGTAATTGAACTGATTGGACTGGAAATCCAAGAATAGCTCTGACATGCACTGCAAATTGAGATAAATCCTGCGTCGCCATCGTCACCATCCCTGTATCATGAGGTCTGGGTGACACTTCACTAAACAATACGCCTTGATCCGTCAAGAAAAGCTCCACTCCAAAAATACCGAATCCTCCGAGCTGATCCGTAACTGCTTTGGCAATAGACTGAGCTTCATCTAGTAGTTCCGGCTTCATAAAGTGAGGCTGCCATGATTCGACATAATCTCCATCCTTCTGAATATGCCCAATAGGCGGACAAAATATCGTGCCAGACACGGACCTTACCGTCAAGAGTGTAATCTCGCTCTCAAAGGTAACAAAGGCTTCCACGATCACACGTGTTCCTTTGGCTCTAGCTCCATCCAAAGCAGTGTTCCAGCACTCTTCCGCATCCTCTGGTCTTTTACAAACACTTTGCCCTTTGCCAGAAGAACTCATAATTGGCTTGATGACACAAGGAGTGCCTAGTTCTGCAACGGCTTGATGCAGCTCTTCCAGACTATCTGCAAAACGATAATCCGCTGTTGGCAATCCAAGTTCTTCAGCAGCAAGTCGGCGAATGCCTTCTCTGTCCATGGTCAGACGAGCCGCTCGTGCGGTCGGAACAACGAAGAAACCTTCCTCTTCAAGCTCTTGAAGAGCATGAGTGGCAATTGCTTCAATTTCCGGAACAATAACATCCGGTTTTTCTGAGCGAATAAGCGTTTTAAGCGCCTCTGCATCCAGCATATCAATAACATGTGAACGATGAGCTACACCCATCGCTGGTGCATCGCTATAACGGTCTACAGCTACGGTCTCTACGCCAAGACGTTGAGCTTCGATTATGACTTCCTTACCCAGTTCCCCGCTGCCCAGCAGCAGCAGCTTGCGGCTTTGAGCTGAAAAAGGAGCTCCCCACATTGTCGATTTCAACCTCTTTCGGCAAATTGACTATCACGTTTCCATAAATTTCTGAAAACGGAACAGTTTCTTTGTATATTTTCAGGCTTCTTTATTTTCATCCATCATACGCCAGATTGCAAGTGTTCTTCGACAATTTCCTACAAATTTCAAAGATTTTTGTCCAATCTATCAACAAAAGATTGTTCCAAGAGAGATAATTGGTGACCTAACTGGCCCCAATGATCTGCGGACTCACCTCCTTTAAGGAGATCCAGCATCGCTTTCTCTTGCTCCGCCATCCCTTCTTGAAGATGTTCTGAAGCGGCCTTTAATTCATTGGCAATGCATTCGACATAATGTGCAAGTAATTTTTTCTTCTGCTCTGCCGCCGCAACATTAACAGCTTCTTTCACAAGAGGCTCAGCCGCACCTTTGACTTGCTCCCGGCCAGCGCCTTCAAAGAAGTAGCGGGGAGATTTAAAATGTCCCCATAAGGTTGACCATTCCACGGACTGAAGCTGACATTCCAGCTCACTAGGAGATGGCCATGCCGTTTCTTCATTCTCCATCAGCTGAAACTCCTGCGTAGAGAAGCGCAGCTCAGCAGCAGCCGCTTCGGCAGCTTCATGAACAAGTCTGCGCCCAGTATTCTCCAGTCGCAGCGTTGTCGCCCATAGCTCTTGCTCCAATTCACGCTGAGTGGTACGCATCAGCTCTGCACCACATGCAGCGAAGATAGCTTTTAAATTTCCTGCATCCTCACGCAGCAAGGAGGGGTGGAAAGACTCTTGAAAATTTCTAGTGAAGGAGAAGCTAATCCGCTGACACACATGATAGATCAGCTCCTCTCCTTCATGTACTAGATCTCTACCAGGACGTTCTTCTGTCTCCAATAGGGATAGCCGTTTCAATGCTAATTGACGACGTTCTTGCATTTCTTTTAATCCTGCTTCGCGCTCGTTTGCCGCCATGGAAGCGAGATTCTGCCACTCTTCCGCCCTGCGGCGAACAGATGCAATACTCTCTGCAGCTGCATTAAGTGAAAGCTGAGGAAGTTCATCTCCCGCAAAGCTGGATAAGGCTTGCTCGAAATGATGGAAACGGGAAGCCTCATAGCGTTCATAATTATGCTGAGTTTTACCTTCCAGAGCCAGCAAGCTAGAGAGCGCGTAAATTCTCGGTGAACGTAAGCCACCTGCACGTAAATTTTGAGCGACATGCTCTCGTACCTCTTCCAATTCATCTTCACTAGAAGCAAGATCGGAAGCATTGATAATAAAGAACATTTTATCAAGTGCAAAGCTATCTTTAATACGGCCCAGCTGTGCTAGCAAACCTCGATCTGCTTTTGAAAAGGCGTGGTTGTAGTAGGTAACAAAACATATTGCGTCCGCATTTTTCATGTAATTAAAGGTTACGCCGGTATGACGGGCATGCAACGAATCGGCTCCTGGTGTATCCACGAGTACAATCCCGCTTTCGGTCAAGGGGCAGGCATAATACAAATCAATCCCCTGTACAAAGCAGGCCCGAGTTTCCTCGGCTACAAGGCTTCGGTATTCTTCCAGATCCACAGTTCGAACTGTTCCAAGCAGAGGCTCGGCTTCTGCCCAGCCAGCCGCT
This Paenibacillus sp. FSL R5-0345 DNA region includes the following protein-coding sequences:
- a CDS encoding GNAT family N-acetyltransferase gives rise to the protein MNSSTMAPVLEIRKCGLNDLERVTALLREFGYPTTLSVMKERLESMENNHLQCTLVAELNNEVVGMVGLRQVISYYKQTDCITEITALIVSEELRGNGLGKRLVAAAEEWAREQGCCQLFLRSGNRVERAPAHAFYRHLGFEKTAGYRFNKALL
- the purT gene encoding formate-dependent phosphoribosylglycinamide formyltransferase encodes the protein MWGAPFSAQSRKLLLLGSGELGKEVIIEAQRLGVETVAVDRYSDAPAMGVAHRSHVIDMLDAEALKTLIRSEKPDVIVPEIEAIATHALQELEEEGFFVVPTARAARLTMDREGIRRLAAEELGLPTADYRFADSLEELHQAVAELGTPCVIKPIMSSSGKGQSVCKRPEDAEECWNTALDGARAKGTRVIVEAFVTFESEITLLTVRSVSGTIFCPPIGHIQKDGDYVESWQPHFMKPELLDEAQSIAKAVTDQLGGFGIFGVELFLTDQGVLFSEVSPRPHDTGMVTMATQDLSQFAVHVRAILGFPVQSVQLLTPGASATLKAEGEGRAFVVTGIGEALELPRTQVRVFGKPEVRPGRRMAVALSAAEDVEIARTVAKQAASMLKVEVNEDEQ
- a CDS encoding response regulator; amino-acid sequence: MYKLILAEDEEDVREGVIGQIDWEHYGFEIVEQAENGREAADAIDRLLPDVVVTDIQMPFMNGLQLAEWIRERHPNTKIIILTGYDEFEYAQKAIKLQIDEYILKPFSSQELIDVLLKVRATIEAEIAEKENVFVLSEHYRKSLPVLREQFLSSLVSRKLRMNEIDEKSSEYGIDLHGKWFQASVISVDYIRPERETVSLTAGKQISLRDTGERNLQLFAVLNIAEELCNKHNFCRVFIHRDEVVLLSICDAGEETEITGKTFEILEEIRHNVQRFLKLTVTAGSGTVCHSPAMLFNSFGDAMQALDYRLILGNNRVIWIEDVESRSNTLLAYDELTQQSLIRTIKMGTVQELKEVVEELFGGLNAEQVSTQDYQIFLLEIITSILRVAKESGSDAAKFVGSGISSLTEMNKFNSMSEAKQWIITICSRLMDSIALERQSSYKLLIDEAKEYIRSHYEESDISIGKVCQHLHISTGYFSSIFKKEMKMTFVSYLLQIRLEAAKELLRSTELKAFEIAEKIGFADPNYFSFCFRKKYGQSPKEYKNSSRGG